In Bacillus sp. FJAT-45037, the following are encoded in one genomic region:
- a CDS encoding carbohydrate ABC transporter permease — MRPTKKSTFKAFLYLLPALIILGTFNIYPIIRSFLMSFYTDYDFFNDEVFAYGFDNFVYLWNDPAFHRSVWNTIIFVLGVVPASIAISLVIAMLLSSKIKFRSLFRTIYFLPFVTSVVAVAIVWRWIFHSDYGLMNYFLGFVGIDPIRWLTDPTYAMPALIILSIWKGLGFNIIIFLAGLQNIDRQYYLAAKVDGASKWEQFKTITLPLLSPTMFFVSIISIINSFKVFDEIFALFGGQPGPGGSTLTVVYYVYQKFYEEWQFGIASAAAYILFMIIFLFTLVQLYIGKKKVHYN; from the coding sequence ATGAGACCAACAAAGAAGAGTACATTCAAAGCATTCTTGTACCTTCTTCCGGCCCTAATTATTTTAGGGACCTTTAATATCTACCCCATTATTCGTTCGTTTTTAATGAGTTTCTATACAGATTATGATTTCTTTAATGATGAAGTATTTGCCTATGGATTTGATAATTTTGTCTATCTCTGGAATGATCCGGCCTTTCATCGCTCGGTATGGAACACGATTATATTCGTGTTAGGTGTTGTGCCAGCATCAATTGCGATTTCACTAGTGATTGCGATGCTATTAAGTAGCAAAATTAAGTTTCGTAGTTTATTTCGAACCATCTACTTTTTACCATTCGTCACATCTGTCGTAGCCGTAGCAATTGTATGGAGATGGATCTTTCATTCAGACTACGGATTAATGAATTATTTCTTAGGATTTGTTGGTATTGATCCAATCAGGTGGCTAACAGATCCGACCTACGCGATGCCAGCTCTAATCATCTTAAGTATTTGGAAAGGGCTAGGCTTTAACATCATTATCTTCCTAGCAGGCTTACAAAACATTGATCGACAATATTATCTAGCCGCAAAGGTCGACGGGGCATCGAAGTGGGAACAGTTTAAGACGATCACCTTACCGCTACTTTCACCAACGATGTTCTTTGTATCGATTATCTCAATAATAAATTCATTCAAAGTGTTTGATGAGATCTTCGCTTTATTTGGTGGCCAGCCTGGTCCGGGCGGAAGCACGTTAACAGTTGTTTACTACGTCTATCAGAAGTTTTATGAGGAATGGCAGTTCGGAATTGCATCCGCTGCGGCATATATTTTGTTTATGATTATTTTCTTGTTTACATTAGTTCAGCTGTATATTGGCAAGAAGAAAGTACATTACAACTAA
- a CDS encoding uracil-DNA glycosylase, translating into MSRIQNDWNELLQGQFEQPYFQDLETFLEQEYQSGTVYPKKDDLFQALELTSYAETKVVILGQDPYHGPDQAHGLSFSVRPEVKIPPSLKNIFKELQEDLGCRPPDNGYLVPWASQGVLLLNTVLTVRKGQAASHKGKGWELLTNYIIDVLNERDEPVIFVLWGKHAQVKQDRITNERHPIIISPHPSPFSARRGFFGSRPFSTINKLLTDRDEEPIDWQLPNK; encoded by the coding sequence ATGAGTCGAATACAGAATGATTGGAATGAGTTGCTTCAAGGACAGTTTGAACAACCGTATTTTCAAGATCTTGAAACGTTTCTCGAACAAGAATATCAATCTGGAACGGTGTATCCTAAGAAAGATGACCTTTTTCAAGCCTTAGAATTAACTTCATATGCTGAAACAAAAGTCGTTATTCTTGGTCAAGATCCATATCATGGTCCAGATCAAGCGCATGGCTTAAGTTTTTCTGTCAGGCCCGAGGTTAAAATTCCACCATCTTTAAAGAACATCTTTAAAGAACTTCAAGAAGATCTAGGCTGTAGACCACCTGATAACGGCTATCTTGTTCCGTGGGCAAGCCAAGGAGTACTGCTCTTGAACACGGTGTTAACGGTTCGAAAGGGACAAGCTGCTTCTCATAAAGGCAAGGGATGGGAGCTACTAACAAATTATATAATTGATGTATTGAATGAGCGAGATGAGCCTGTCATTTTTGTTCTCTGGGGAAAGCATGCCCAAGTGAAACAAGACCGAATAACAAATGAGCGGCATCCAATCATTATTTCACCACACCCGAGTCCCTTTTCAGCGAGGCGTGGATTTTTTGGGAGTCGACCATTCTCAACGATTAACAAGCTTTTAACCGACCGTGATGAAGAACCGATAGATTGGCAACTACCGAATAAATAG
- a CDS encoding ABC transporter substrate-binding protein: protein MKKWLLGLGISVALVGCGNNGAENVSTGGDSSTDDEPANDEGSTVAVELDSEVEIDFWHAMNGPHEEAVNAIIEEFNDSHEFITVKPVGQGSYNDLQQTIMASARANNLPVISQVTTNVIPDYVENNFVQSLDPYVYDEEIGFSEDELNDVIDIFRESSSWNGEYVTVPFSKSTRILYYNQDVLDEYGFDVPESWDDIKEISEAVKADGMVGMGFENAYEMEFEALLLQMGGEYIDEGAMEAHMGSEEGVQAMTFIKDMIDNGLARTAGEDQYMSNPFGRGDVALYIGSSAGLPHVAAAADGNIEWGTTVLPTHEEKEAVGFAGNDIIMFDQATDEEKAAAWEFMKHITSTDVTANWAMDTGYLPVRYSSYDLDEYQAFIEEQPKYAAAGEQFDAGFFTGRVPGGNTIRNIVIEELEEILLDRKTVEEGLQSAQDRANAELSNN from the coding sequence ATGAAGAAGTGGTTACTTGGTTTAGGTATTTCTGTTGCGTTAGTTGGTTGTGGAAACAATGGTGCGGAAAATGTAAGCACAGGTGGAGATTCATCAACAGATGATGAGCCTGCAAACGATGAAGGTAGCACAGTTGCAGTTGAATTAGATTCAGAAGTAGAAATTGATTTCTGGCATGCGATGAATGGACCACATGAAGAAGCGGTTAATGCAATCATTGAAGAATTCAACGATAGTCATGAGTTCATCACAGTGAAGCCGGTTGGTCAAGGTTCTTATAACGACTTACAACAAACGATCATGGCATCAGCTCGAGCGAACAATTTACCTGTGATCTCGCAAGTAACAACGAATGTCATCCCTGATTATGTAGAAAATAATTTTGTGCAATCATTAGATCCTTATGTATACGATGAGGAAATTGGGTTTTCAGAAGATGAACTAAACGATGTGATTGATATTTTCCGTGAGTCAAGCTCATGGAATGGTGAGTATGTAACGGTACCATTTAGTAAGAGTACTCGCATTCTTTACTATAACCAAGATGTATTAGATGAGTATGGCTTTGATGTACCTGAAAGCTGGGACGATATTAAGGAAATCTCTGAAGCGGTGAAAGCCGACGGTATGGTTGGTATGGGCTTTGAAAATGCATATGAAATGGAATTTGAAGCATTACTTCTTCAAATGGGTGGAGAGTATATTGACGAGGGAGCAATGGAAGCTCACATGGGGTCTGAAGAAGGTGTTCAAGCCATGACATTCATTAAAGATATGATTGATAATGGTCTTGCTCGTACAGCTGGTGAAGATCAATACATGTCTAACCCGTTCGGTCGTGGTGATGTGGCGCTATACATCGGTTCTTCCGCAGGTCTTCCGCACGTAGCAGCAGCTGCAGATGGGAACATTGAGTGGGGGACAACAGTCCTTCCGACACATGAAGAAAAAGAAGCGGTAGGATTTGCAGGAAACGACATTATTATGTTTGACCAAGCAACAGATGAAGAGAAGGCAGCGGCATGGGAGTTTATGAAGCATATCACAAGCACCGATGTAACAGCTAACTGGGCAATGGATACAGGCTATCTACCCGTTCGTTATTCTTCATACGATCTAGATGAGTATCAAGCATTCATCGAAGAGCAACCTAAGTATGCAGCTGCTGGTGAGCAGTTTGACGCTGGATTCTTCACTGGGCGTGTACCAGGTGGAAATACAATTCGTAACATCGTCATTGAAGAATTAGAAGAGATTCTTCTAGATCGTAAGACAGTAGAAGAAGGCCTACAAAGCGCACAAGATCGCGCCAATGCAGAGCTTAGCAACAACTAA
- a CDS encoding aldo/keto reductase: MNVKTAHTTLHNGVKMPWLGLGVYKAENGSEIKEAIRAALKVGYRSIDTAAFYFNEEGVGEAIRASDIPREDIFVTTKVWNDDQGYEKTLQAFETSMGKLGLDVLDLYLVHWPVTGKFTETWRALETLYKAGKVRAIGVSNFQISHLEELMESVEIKPMVNQIELHPYLTQKELRAYCMNHGIQVEAWRPLTKGDIFSNKTVQQIAKVHNKTAAQILLRWNIEHRVVTIPKSVTPTRIEENSQIFDFELTNEEVSALDALNEEKRYGPDPDTFV; the protein is encoded by the coding sequence ATGAATGTGAAAACAGCTCATACAACCTTACATAATGGTGTGAAAATGCCATGGCTAGGTCTTGGAGTGTACAAGGCGGAAAATGGTTCAGAAATCAAAGAAGCGATTAGAGCTGCACTGAAAGTAGGCTACCGAAGCATTGACACAGCCGCGTTCTACTTTAATGAAGAAGGCGTCGGTGAAGCGATACGAGCAAGTGATATACCCCGTGAGGATATTTTTGTGACGACAAAAGTGTGGAATGATGACCAAGGCTATGAAAAGACACTACAAGCATTTGAAACAAGCATGGGGAAGCTTGGTCTTGATGTATTGGACCTTTACTTAGTTCACTGGCCTGTGACAGGGAAGTTTACCGAAACATGGCGTGCATTAGAAACGTTATATAAGGCAGGAAAAGTTCGCGCCATTGGTGTCAGCAACTTTCAGATCTCCCATTTAGAAGAGTTGATGGAGTCTGTTGAAATCAAACCAATGGTCAATCAAATTGAGCTTCATCCCTATTTAACGCAAAAAGAGCTTCGTGCTTATTGTATGAATCATGGTATTCAAGTCGAGGCGTGGCGCCCGTTAACGAAAGGCGATATTTTCTCAAATAAAACGGTTCAACAAATTGCTAAGGTGCACAATAAGACAGCTGCTCAAATTCTCCTCAGATGGAATATCGAGCATAGAGTCGTCACCATTCCTAAATCTGTGACGCCAACACGAATCGAAGAAAACAGTCAGATCTTTGACTTCGAATTAACGAACGAAGAGGTCAGTGCACTTGATGCGTTAAATGAAGAGAAACGATACGGTCCAGATCCAGATACATTTGTTTAG
- a CDS encoding ABC transporter ATP-binding protein, whose amino-acid sequence MDIHIKELTMKFNDVVAVNKLSTTIRDGELVSLLGPSGCGKSTTLMLLSGLYKPTAGQIIFGDRDVTKIEAEKREIGMVFQNYALYPHLTVLKNIMFPLKMMKVNKKEAEERAMDMAKLVQIDHLAHRKPGQLSGGQQQRVAIARALVKKPKLLLLDEPLSNLDARLRLEMREEIRRIQQEVGITAVFVTHDQEEALSISDRVMLMSGGILQQDASPQGIYHEPVTSFVAKFIGNPPINLMTATSHEGMRARIDGYESSIKLPGQPKSLPTNIELGMRPEDFYVTDQEHALVSGEVTYYETVGRDTMIRVQCGGQDLRALIDPEAEIKVGDLIHLNVRRNRIYVFDQETGKVCQ is encoded by the coding sequence ATGGATATTCATATAAAGGAACTGACAATGAAGTTCAATGACGTTGTCGCTGTGAATAAATTATCAACAACGATTCGCGACGGAGAGCTTGTTTCATTACTTGGGCCAAGTGGTTGCGGAAAGAGTACGACACTTATGCTCCTCTCAGGGCTGTATAAGCCAACAGCGGGTCAAATTATTTTTGGGGATCGCGACGTAACAAAAATCGAAGCTGAAAAGCGTGAAATTGGGATGGTCTTTCAAAACTATGCCTTATACCCACATTTAACGGTATTAAAAAACATTATGTTCCCTTTGAAAATGATGAAAGTCAATAAAAAAGAAGCTGAAGAACGTGCGATGGATATGGCGAAGCTTGTGCAGATTGATCACCTTGCTCATAGGAAACCAGGACAATTATCTGGAGGCCAGCAGCAGCGTGTAGCGATTGCACGTGCACTCGTTAAAAAGCCAAAGCTCCTATTACTAGACGAGCCTTTATCAAACTTAGATGCTAGATTACGTTTAGAAATGAGAGAAGAGATTCGTCGAATACAACAAGAGGTAGGCATTACGGCTGTATTTGTTACACATGACCAAGAAGAAGCGTTAAGTATTTCAGATCGAGTAATGCTGATGTCAGGTGGAATCCTGCAGCAAGATGCGTCTCCTCAAGGGATCTATCATGAGCCAGTAACATCGTTTGTAGCAAAATTTATTGGTAATCCTCCTATTAATCTAATGACGGCAACGAGTCATGAAGGGATGAGAGCTCGTATTGATGGGTATGAATCATCTATTAAACTACCAGGCCAACCTAAGAGCCTTCCTACAAACATCGAATTAGGGATGCGTCCGGAAGACTTCTATGTGACAGATCAAGAGCATGCGTTAGTAAGTGGTGAAGTGACGTACTATGAAACAGTAGGTCGAGATACGATGATTCGTGTTCAGTGTGGTGGACAAGACTTACGAGCATTAATAGATCCAGAGGCAGAGATTAAGGTGGGAGATCTCATTCATTTAAATGTTCGTAGAAACCGCATTTATGTATTTGATCAAGAGACAGGGAAGGTTTGTCAGTAG
- a CDS encoding spore coat protein → MIPNNMQQSAQNQAGNIPSNQLPHNMSHGGHEVFDAHEIIAQLINVMDQYMMFRSFMKDQELIEMLDHQYEFIESQYNLIVDAFSTGAKPACESTDVYHMSQSNDVVFGVQPTQPKKPNRSISEVKEAGLSAHMLGLMKTTASTMTLTSCEITNPVLRRILADTVPNLIEMSYEIFLYQNKHGYYQVPQLKQQDMQMMTQAYAQTTEPPQMPNTQVPQQPPQSNQQMMQ, encoded by the coding sequence ATGATTCCAAATAACATGCAACAATCTGCACAAAATCAAGCTGGGAACATTCCATCGAATCAATTGCCCCATAACATGAGCCACGGGGGGCACGAGGTGTTTGATGCCCATGAGATTATTGCTCAATTAATTAATGTCATGGATCAATATATGATGTTTCGGTCTTTCATGAAAGATCAAGAATTGATTGAGATGCTCGATCATCAGTATGAATTTATTGAAAGCCAATACAACTTAATCGTTGATGCCTTCTCTACAGGAGCAAAGCCGGCTTGTGAATCCACAGATGTGTATCATATGTCCCAAAGCAATGACGTTGTCTTTGGTGTTCAACCGACTCAACCTAAAAAGCCAAACCGCTCCATCTCTGAAGTAAAGGAAGCTGGCTTATCTGCTCATATGCTTGGACTCATGAAAACAACTGCTTCAACCATGACTTTGACGTCTTGCGAGATAACCAACCCAGTATTACGCAGAATTTTAGCCGATACTGTACCCAACTTAATTGAGATGTCCTATGAAATATTCTTATATCAAAACAAACATGGCTACTATCAAGTCCCTCAATTAAAACAACAAGACATGCAAATGATGACACAAGCCTATGCACAAACAACTGAGCCACCACAAATGCCGAATACACAAGTACCACAGCAACCACCACAATCTAATCAACAAATGATGCAATAA
- a CDS encoding AbrB family transcriptional regulator has protein sequence MVPAGAKEMTSTATALQIEPTMVATLQMTRVLVLFMLLPFLIKWFTVRPM, from the coding sequence ATTGTTCCGGCAGGTGCGAAAGAGATGACATCAACAGCTACGGCCTTGCAAATTGAACCAACAATGGTCGCGACTCTACAAATGACCAGGGTCCTTGTTTTATTTATGTTATTACCTTTTCTGATTAAATGGTTTACCGTTCGACCAATGTAA
- a CDS encoding carbohydrate ABC transporter permease, producing the protein MERQVLSKSTIYIMLSLGGFFMLLPFIWMISTALKPPNEVMAMPPVWIPSEFRWGNFGQALQMAPFGRYFINSVIVTVISTIGELITTILAAYAFSRMRFYGKEIVFAVLLGTMMVPGEVLLIPNFVTVANLGWIDSYQALIVPWIASIFSIFLLRQYFLGIPESLSYAAKIDGCSDFKFLWYIMVPIAKPALVTIALLKIIGSWNAFLWPLIVTNSTEMRTLPVGLTSFTTEAGTIYELFMAASTIVILPMLILFFIMQKHIIQGVARSGVKG; encoded by the coding sequence ATGGAAAGACAGGTTCTATCAAAGAGTACGATCTATATCATGCTTAGCCTCGGTGGATTCTTTATGCTCTTGCCCTTTATCTGGATGATCAGTACCGCATTAAAACCGCCAAACGAAGTCATGGCGATGCCTCCTGTATGGATTCCTTCAGAATTCAGGTGGGGAAACTTCGGACAAGCTCTGCAAATGGCTCCTTTTGGAAGATATTTCATTAATAGTGTGATTGTAACGGTCATCAGTACAATTGGTGAGTTAATTACAACGATTTTAGCTGCTTATGCGTTCTCACGTATGCGTTTTTACGGAAAAGAGATTGTGTTTGCTGTATTGCTTGGAACGATGATGGTTCCAGGAGAAGTGCTGTTAATTCCTAACTTTGTCACAGTAGCGAATCTTGGATGGATTGATTCCTACCAGGCGCTCATTGTACCGTGGATTGCAAGTATTTTCTCGATCTTTTTGCTTCGTCAATATTTCTTAGGAATTCCTGAATCTTTATCTTATGCGGCAAAAATTGATGGCTGTAGTGATTTCAAGTTTCTATGGTACATCATGGTACCTATTGCAAAACCAGCTCTAGTGACAATTGCTTTATTGAAAATTATTGGTAGTTGGAATGCATTCTTATGGCCGCTCATAGTGACAAACTCTACAGAGATGCGCACATTACCAGTTGGCTTGACGTCATTTACAACAGAAGCAGGAACGATTTATGAGCTATTTATGGCTGCTTCAACGATTGTTATTTTGCCGATGTTAATTCTCTTCTTCATCATGCAAAAACACATCATCCAAGGTGTGGCTCGTTCTGGTGTCAAAGGCTAA
- a CDS encoding S8 family peptidase — protein MSKVRLIPYTVDEVLNDTKVVPPGITLIEAPSIWEQGFKGSESVVAVLDTGCDRHHLEFKNQIIDGYNFTSDDEGDPTKFDDYSGHGTHVCGTIAAAENGEGVIGVAPMSKLLVVKVLSGKGYGETSWVIAGIRYAIKWRGPNGERARVISMSLGGRIDTPVLHRAIKEAVAENIMVICAAGNEGDGDHTTDEYAYPGAYPEVVQVGSVTLDEQISRFSNTNCAIDLVAPGEGILSTYLDNGYATLSGTSMATPHVAGACALLIEKCEKEFERPLTEVEMYAQLIKRTVSLDVDRRAEGNGILKLTSFASSLRKEKQTVNYHHN, from the coding sequence TTGAGTAAAGTTCGCCTCATTCCGTATACAGTTGATGAAGTATTAAACGATACAAAAGTTGTGCCCCCTGGCATTACATTAATTGAAGCCCCGTCAATCTGGGAGCAAGGATTTAAAGGGAGTGAGTCCGTTGTCGCTGTTCTTGATACAGGTTGTGATCGTCATCATCTTGAATTCAAAAATCAAATCATTGATGGCTATAATTTCACCTCAGATGACGAAGGAGATCCGACTAAATTTGATGATTATAGCGGACACGGAACGCATGTATGTGGCACGATTGCCGCAGCTGAAAATGGAGAAGGTGTGATTGGTGTAGCCCCCATGTCTAAGCTTCTTGTCGTGAAAGTATTAAGCGGAAAAGGTTACGGGGAGACGAGTTGGGTCATTGCTGGCATTCGCTATGCAATTAAATGGAGAGGCCCAAACGGTGAACGAGCCCGGGTCATATCGATGTCACTTGGAGGGCGAATTGATACACCGGTGCTTCACCGAGCGATTAAAGAAGCTGTTGCTGAGAATATTATGGTGATTTGCGCAGCAGGCAATGAAGGGGATGGCGATCACACAACCGACGAGTACGCCTACCCTGGTGCTTATCCCGAAGTCGTCCAAGTTGGCTCGGTCACACTTGATGAACAGATATCAAGGTTCAGTAACACCAATTGTGCGATTGATCTTGTTGCTCCAGGAGAGGGGATTCTCTCCACGTACCTAGACAACGGTTATGCCACCCTATCCGGAACCTCGATGGCCACTCCTCATGTAGCGGGGGCTTGCGCTTTATTAATTGAGAAATGTGAAAAGGAATTTGAGCGACCTCTTACAGAAGTTGAGATGTATGCTCAATTGATTAAACGGACCGTCTCTTTAGATGTAGATAGAAGAGCGGAAGGAAACGGGATTCTTAAGCTTACTTCTTTTGCTTCTTCTTTAAGGAAAGAAAAACAAACTGTTAACTATCATCACAACTAA
- a CDS encoding ammonium transporter: MEEMFLMNNVWIMICAVLVMLMQGGFILLEAGSTRMKNAGHIAGKTIFTIGIASLVFWAVGYGFIYGEGNAFIGLSDFFFGDYTTMFDGLAGSVDFFFQLAFAAIALTIAFGGFAERAKLSAYIVFAVLFSAFVYPVVAHWIWGGGWLAELGKQDFAGSTVVHLTGAMAALAATILLKPRLGKFNKDGSVNDLAGHNQVYTALGVLILWVGWFGFNAGSTLEVDGAFFGYVALNTQLAASAGAVAALFITWAMLGKSDVPTILNGALAGLVAITASCAFVAPWAAVVIGIIGGLIVFFSMKMFDKAKIDDPIFALSVHGVAGVWGTISTGFFATPQLAALNGGSAGLFYGGGFSQLGVQTLSVIACGAFAFIASYLLLLVTKALVGGLRVSEEEEILGLDMSEHGSYGYPESMPESQEKTGA, encoded by the coding sequence ATGGAGGAAATGTTTTTGATGAATAACGTATGGATTATGATCTGTGCAGTGCTTGTTATGTTAATGCAAGGTGGGTTTATCCTGCTTGAGGCCGGTTCAACACGAATGAAGAACGCAGGACACATCGCAGGTAAAACTATCTTCACAATCGGAATTGCATCACTTGTCTTCTGGGCAGTAGGATATGGCTTTATTTACGGGGAAGGGAATGCATTTATCGGTCTAAGTGATTTCTTCTTTGGTGACTATACGACGATGTTTGATGGATTAGCTGGTTCGGTTGATTTCTTCTTCCAATTAGCCTTTGCAGCGATTGCCTTGACGATTGCCTTTGGTGGATTTGCTGAACGTGCAAAATTATCAGCTTACATTGTATTTGCAGTTCTTTTCTCAGCCTTTGTGTATCCGGTTGTTGCACACTGGATTTGGGGTGGCGGATGGTTAGCAGAACTTGGTAAGCAAGATTTTGCAGGATCTACGGTTGTTCACTTAACAGGGGCCATGGCGGCACTTGCTGCAACGATTCTTTTAAAGCCTCGCCTTGGGAAATTTAATAAAGATGGATCTGTGAACGATTTAGCTGGACATAACCAAGTATATACGGCATTAGGTGTCTTAATCTTATGGGTAGGTTGGTTTGGATTTAATGCAGGTAGTACATTAGAAGTCGACGGTGCATTCTTTGGTTATGTCGCGTTAAATACTCAACTTGCAGCATCAGCTGGTGCAGTTGCAGCCCTATTCATTACGTGGGCAATGCTTGGTAAATCAGATGTGCCAACGATTTTAAACGGTGCATTAGCAGGCCTTGTTGCCATCACTGCTTCGTGTGCGTTTGTTGCCCCTTGGGCGGCAGTTGTTATCGGGATTATTGGTGGACTCATTGTATTCTTCAGCATGAAAATGTTTGATAAAGCAAAAATTGATGATCCTATTTTCGCCCTATCTGTTCATGGTGTAGCAGGGGTTTGGGGAACGATCTCAACAGGATTCTTTGCAACACCACAGTTAGCAGCGTTAAATGGAGGAAGTGCTGGTTTATTCTATGGCGGTGGTTTTTCTCAACTTGGTGTCCAAACATTAAGCGTCATCGCATGTGGAGCCTTTGCTTTTATTGCATCGTACCTTTTACTTCTGGTTACAAAAGCTCTTGTTGGAGGTTTACGTGTATCTGAAGAAGAAGAAATTCTTGGTCTAGATATGAGTGAACACGGAAGCTACGGCTATCCTGAGAGCATGCCAGAATCGCAAGAGAAGACAGGAGCATAA
- a CDS encoding MBL fold metallo-hydrolase, with amino-acid sequence MLKTTVQFFGGLDTIGGNIVEITYGNSRVISDFGLTYNPQANLLTHITNSRAAKIISDSLRLGLIPAIPGFYNKEDLLCAGPALKDLPAREETNLETIVCISHLHLDHMGAMGLIPVQTPVYLSEKGLQLYRELEVIGESVIGPERELSSIAENETIKVGEITITAIPVDHDCYGSSSFLVKTPDATIVISGDIRKHGQDPEKNERWIEKVQKENPDLLLMEGTTVKDSESASPENVVTEGYISTLMNDELKGKDSQLAIFNIYHRNLDRLQNMILAGEKSSRKTVFEVETAYLISKLIDFDKTIYAYMPESLLAKQQENSLPPWQTELLERVQAVTAEDMIKEPGKYLVQNSFHNILELYELPLEGATYFHANGVPLGPFDPLYDQLLTFLADQGVSFNNINVSGHAYPDDLRYYIDQVKPKNLIPWHSLAPKYVLPSNEDAINVLLPQYGVRYEVVNGTLISIK; translated from the coding sequence ATGTTAAAAACGACCGTGCAGTTCTTTGGTGGACTAGATACGATCGGTGGAAATATTGTTGAGATCACTTACGGAAACAGTCGTGTGATTTCAGATTTTGGATTAACGTACAATCCTCAAGCCAATTTATTGACACATATTACTAACTCACGTGCAGCGAAGATTATTTCTGATTCACTACGATTAGGTTTAATCCCTGCAATCCCTGGCTTTTACAATAAGGAGGACCTGCTGTGTGCAGGTCCAGCCTTGAAAGACTTACCAGCTCGTGAGGAAACAAATCTCGAAACAATTGTCTGTATCTCTCACTTGCATCTAGATCATATGGGTGCAATGGGACTCATACCGGTCCAGACGCCTGTCTACCTATCTGAAAAAGGGCTACAGTTGTATCGCGAGCTTGAAGTAATTGGAGAGTCTGTGATCGGGCCAGAACGAGAGCTTTCGTCGATTGCTGAGAATGAAACGATCAAAGTTGGAGAGATTACAATCACGGCGATTCCTGTCGATCATGATTGCTACGGATCATCTTCTTTCCTAGTGAAAACTCCTGATGCAACAATTGTGATCTCTGGTGATATTCGTAAGCACGGACAGGACCCGGAGAAAAATGAGCGTTGGATTGAAAAAGTTCAAAAAGAGAATCCAGACCTTCTTCTCATGGAGGGAACGACAGTTAAAGATTCAGAATCGGCTTCTCCAGAAAACGTAGTGACAGAAGGTTATATCTCGACATTGATGAATGATGAGTTAAAAGGCAAAGACAGTCAATTAGCTATCTTTAATATCTACCACCGCAATCTCGACCGTTTACAGAACATGATTTTAGCGGGGGAGAAGTCTAGTCGAAAGACTGTATTTGAAGTAGAAACTGCCTATTTAATAAGCAAGCTAATTGATTTTGACAAAACGATCTATGCGTATATGCCAGAGAGCTTGCTAGCAAAACAGCAAGAAAACAGTCTGCCCCCTTGGCAAACAGAGTTGCTTGAACGCGTACAGGCTGTAACGGCAGAAGATATGATAAAAGAACCTGGAAAGTATTTAGTGCAAAATAGCTTCCATAACATCTTAGAATTGTATGAGCTGCCGTTAGAGGGCGCGACTTATTTCCACGCAAATGGTGTTCCTCTCGGGCCATTCGATCCTTTATATGATCAATTGCTAACGTTTTTAGCAGATCAAGGTGTGTCATTTAATAACATCAATGTATCAGGCCACGCGTACCCTGATGACTTAAGGTATTATATTGATCAAGTAAAACCGAAAAACCTCATCCCCTGGCATAGTTTAGCGCCAAAATATGTACTTCCATCAAATGAGGATGCTATCAACGTACTTCTCCCTCAATATGGTGTTCGTTATGAAGTGGTAAACGGAACGCTTATTTCTATTAAATAG